The Syngnathus scovelli strain Florida chromosome 7, RoL_Ssco_1.2, whole genome shotgun sequence DNA window ACTTTCCCGTGGGGCAGAAGCTGCTGAAGATGCTGAGAACATAATTCATATTTTGATCTATGTTCGGTTTTTGATGGTGAAAGGATCAGGTATCAGGTTCATATAAATTACTCGAGCCCATCTGGAGCCAACATCCCATCAAATTGAAAATGATTATGAAAACATAACAATTGCCAAACTTTGCTCCAAACTATGCAAACGTATAAGCAAGTGCAGATGTGAGCGCTTTAATATCGGGGGGGTGGACACAAAGTTAAACTTCTCCTTCGAGACTCTTAAGGCTTTATTAAAAAGCTTCAGGGAAGATGTCAAGCTCATAAACATACTCCACAGCCTTAACTTCCTATTTACTCTGAGACTCCCTTCCAAAATTAACTCTCATCTACCGGTACATGCCTTTGCTTTTTATATCCCCCTCTGTGAATTCAACCTGGACAATGACGCCATTCCTGATCCATCTTTTTCATTCATGTTCATACTCAAAACATCTCTACATCAGTTTCCCTCTTAAACTTGAGTAGGCCCCTAGGTTCTCAAACATTTGCTGTCAACACTTTATTAATATGGCTGCCAAAAAGGCTGAAGCACTTGTCTTTCCTCATCTGCTGGTGTTTACGAATGTTCATGTTTACACAAACAGCCTCTGGTTTGTGGATTTAAAAACAATCCTAGTCGCTCCCCCTCTCGCTGggtactgtatgtgtgtgttgcctgATGATGCATGAACAAATTTGCAGTGGAATGCCGAGCCGAGTTACGATGACGGCTTTGCAAGAAGATAAGGGCTGAAAGGATGTGCAGCGCATTAAATAAAAGCTTATTGACATCTGATCAAGTTGCATGCTGCCTTTCGTTACGGAGCCTGGTCAATACTAAATATGAAGCTTGCTTTAATTAAGGATTTACAGTCAGAAACAATTGTAGGGTGCACATGAAAAAAGTCACACAACATGTGCAGTCTCTGTAATTTCTCAATAACAAGCAGTCAGGAATGTGTTGAAAGTTAGCCCCCAGGCCCTTGTGCACTCAGTAAATGTCTATTAGGAAAAACATGATGAATTTCAGCAACAAAATATGAAACTAAATTTGCTTGAATACTAGGCTCTAATGTTTAAATGCCCAAAAAAATCTGTTGCCCATTTTGGGGTGTTTATGTAAATAATTCCAGATGCAATCAAGCATTTAGTGGTGAGGTGACTTATTTTGGTTAGCAAACTAGTTCAAAGTTAATTACATTTGAAACCTATTATTGTTTTATTGTCATTTGTGGGGAAGTCTTAAATTGTGGTTGACGCAGTCAGCAGTCAATACTGCACTAGAAATTCGTGTGtgtagaaaaatatatatttatttttaaaaacgacaATAACAACAACCTCACACACTTGGTTACCTTTGTTCCCACGGTCATCTCCCCAGGAATTCTCCACTCTCCACTTTTCATAACCCTCTTTTCCATCCTGAGAGAATCAGAAAGAGAAGACAATGAAACGATGAGGGCAAAGCAGGGAATATGTGAGAGTTCTGAGAGCTGGTGCCACTTAAAAGGGGAGACTGACAGCACCATAAATCACTAAAGACAATTCACAAAGAGAAAAGTTGGatgcaatcaatcacacagctcCTTTTGGCAACCGCCAGTTGTATCCATGATGGACCGCATCCAAAATAGACACCCTTACCCTCAccgatgtgtttgtgtgtgcctaCCTTGTCGGTGACAGCGGTGAGGATCATGGCGTGGGTCATGAGAGAGTCTCCGCATAGCAGCCGCTCTGCCTTAGTGAGGTTCTTGACTGAAATTCCAAACACCAGCTCGTGGTTGAAGCTGCAGGTacgcaaattaaaaaaaaaaatgttccaagatgctcaaaacaaaatacttgtctAAATGTGCCATTTCCCTGTGTAATCATaattaacaaagaaaaaaagtaaatacaGTAAACTCATAAATATTTACATATTTCTGTGGGGGGAGCCTATCCTCCATAATTTgttaaataatttgttttatcCTGGGCCCAACaaataaaagtagtgctttgctgctATTTTTGTGGGATCGTGTTGCCAAGGAACCATGTTGAAGTGAGATGAGGAGCTttatttggacaaaagtagtgctttgcaacCATCCTGTGTTATTTATAGGCAAATATATGACTGCCTGACTGTCCATGCTGTCGCTAAAGGGATGGAACACAAATTctgaggttttatttttttcacttcaTGCAAATTGTTATGAACTGCCACAGGAATGAAAGTTGATCTGCGTCAGAAATGTAGCGCAAAGCTGGCTCGGTCGGTGGTTAGATTTTAGCATGGCGCCAGTAACTCAGACAAATGGCGGTGCACCTGAAGGGCAGGCGTGAGAATTATTCTGCTGTGATAAGACAGATGCCtcgtggaagaaaaaaagaggtCTGGTCTTGTCATGCTTCAGTGAGCTAGTACAAATACCACAGCCATGCAACTTTGTCAAATTGAGTTGGGCTGGTTTACGCTTCTATCGGATTATCTTACACGACCGTTGATCTTGACATCAAAAACAATTTAGTGATTTGCTTCAGTATTTTTAGCTCATCTGCACCTACATCCAGGAAAAAGTATGTACCGCTAAAAATAGAAACAGGATGAGCAGAAAACTCACACGTTCATGTCGTTAATGCCCAGCTTGCCGTGGAAATGTTTGTCGACGTCACAGCCGAACCACACGGCCTAAAATAGAAACACAACAACACGTTTAAAATTAGACAATGGATGTACATTTTATAGCTTATTAAAACTTACTTCTCCCTGTTTTATGGAATCTGCAGCCGCCTTTTTGAGAAGCTGGATGGGCTGATTATTGTAGAGTGTCTGGCGACCTTCAACCATGTTGCCTAGGAACTCCACACTGTACAGCTTCCCGTAAGGGTTGTGGGGTCGAGGGTCATTCACAAGGCAGATCTGACAAAAGTTGTAATTTTAGAGACTTGTGAACAGCACCAAAGATTACTCATAATATTGTCCCACATACTTTGTCCTGCATGTTGTAGAGAGGTTTGACGTGCACCCTGTAAAACTCTTGAGGGGTGAGGGGTCCCACGCGATGGAAATTCTTATCCTTGTCCCGGTACTCCCAGCAGATGGTCTCAGGCGGGCTGCCGAGACAAACGCTCGTCACCCGGAACACCTTCATGGCAAAAACAGAGTAAGGCCATCGTTTAGCATCGTGTGACGCACGCCGGCGAGTTCAGTAGTGGGATGTTTCCAAAACCCCTTGACTTATACTTTAAGCAAcaaaaagctgactgacctgggtTGTGACCCTCCAAATGCCTCACAATACACATCGACCATCACTGCTACTAATCCCACCCTGTTCAGCTCCTTATTCTTTCCACACCACTTCCCTCCCTACAGCCATTTCTCTCATTTCCCTTTTTGTACCCCACAACCTTTCTTCATATGCATCTTCCTGCTGTCCAAAAGAATGATTTCCTGTGATTTCCCTTCTAACCTCTGCTGAAGCTCTCAGGAATTTCCCCTCATGCTTTGCACCTCTCCTGTCCTGTTTTTTTGCTCTTCCCCCAGGACGGCATACATACAATTGGTATCCTGAATGATAAGAAGGAACTGAACAATGAGAAGCTATGCAGAGAGAAAATATGGCACCTTGGAAATACAACATAAAGGATCCAATAATGTAAGGAAGACATGATGGACAGCCACCACCACTCCGTCAGAAGGGTCACCTCAATACTTCCCATAGTAGGAATGACGAGGTCACTTTGATACTGCAAAACATGCGCGCCCACTGATGCAATTGACTCCGCCCCCTCCAACACACGTGTGTAGGAGAATGTTTTCATACCAAACAAACGATCCTTGAATAACATCCGCAtattgagacaaaaaaaaacaatggtgtcTTAGATTACATTCACTCAATTAATCCAAAACTAGGGAGCTGTGAAGCAAAATGCACCGACTACAAATGGCAAAACATGCATAGTACAAAttggaacttttttttaatgctcatCAAATGTCCTTGTACGACACCCATACTATCCAACTCATTCTTTTAACATGAGCAAATTCTCCATTGCAGCCAGTTTCCCAAAAACAAACCACTTCCAGGTGGGCAAACAAACACTGACAACCATCGGGCCTACCTCAGCAGACACGCAACACCgtgtctgcaacgtttgctgttTCAAGAAGTGTGCGtgtttttgaacaaataagcCAGGAGCAAAACAGTCATCGACAAACAAGACGCTGTCTTGGGAACGTGTCTCAATCAGATGCCAATGTTTGTTATGTAGATAAGAAGACAGAGGATGAATCTCATGAATCAATTGGAGGCTGATTTACAAATCGGTTTTACTTTTTTCCATCACACTGAGTTTTGGAGATATTTTGACTGCTCCGTTTGACTTAAAAAAGCTTGCACAATGTGAATTTGATGTTCTTCATATCCAAAAATTTCTGCCTTAATTCATAAACATTACTAcataatattattatattacataTTGTAGTATTGTTTCTGCACTATTGTTTTATTCTTAAAACCTGATGTgctagagaaaaaaacaaaacaaagatttgctgcatctctgaaaaaaaaacctataaaaaaatattgatcaGTGTAATTATTGCTTGAATGAAGGCATTTGTAAGACTTATTTGTAGATCCTAAAAGACATTACTCTCagtaaactattatttaatagcGCCCTCTTCTGGTTAACAAAAATCATTGCTGTGGTGGGACTCATGCAATATGCTTCATGAAAGAAAAAGACTCAGGGACactcaagcaataaaatgaaagtgCTCTATTCATACTCTGAAACAAAAGGTGCAGTGTAACCTCTGCCATAGACATGATTAATGATGCTTACTATTATGTTTCTGAAGTGTCATTTCTCTGTCATTCACTTTGTATCTGAAAGACTCCCGCAACTATTCTCTCGACTCAGCCTTCTTAAATTGTATTCTAAAACAAATGTTGCACACAAGGATACAGCTATCAAAACCGATATCGTACATACCTCCTCTATCATGGTGTGAATGGCGTCGGAGATTTCCGATTCAGTTGCTTCACTGTCTACCATGCTCCTCAGTTTGAAGCAGTATTCTCGAAGCTGCAAGACACAATTGGAGATAAGCAAAAGTCAGTGCTTCCAATGCCAGCAATTGTTGTGTGTCTTAAATGGAATACATGCACACCTTATGATTGAGAATGCCATTCATTCTGCGGGAGGCCTCTGAGCTATGTGCCTCTGGGAAGCATTTCTTTGGTATAACACCATACTTTTCTGGAGAAAAGACAAAATGATACAATGTTTATCCATATATGTACAGTGACAATTATAGGCAAGATCAGATTGACAGATTTCTAGATTTAACTATGCGGACTACAACTAACCAATGAGATTGACCAACATATCCCACTGCCCTCCATCGTTGGCTGGATTGGAGAGAAGGAACTGGAGCAGGCGCCCATCCATTGGCTCCTTCTTCTGTGCCGTCTCCACAAAGGCGTGGAGGAAGAAATAACACCGCTCAATctgcagagagaaaaaaaagtagaaaacaccaaaatagttagtaataatataataatttaaGGTAGTTTACCCCAGTGGTGTATTATCCTCTCATAGTGTGTAGAGAAGGTAAATGCATGCACCTCAAAATCTCACCTTGTCCCAGAAGAAGAGGTAGGATTGGCTAAATTCAAATTCCTCTATGTTAAACTTCTTCATGAAGGGAAGACGCATGACATTGAGACATGAAAAGATCCAACATCTTCCTGATGAAGAAAATAAGTAAAGAGACATGTTAGTTTGGGTATGACTCAAACACAAGTCCAATGCTAGAATGGAAATTGGTCTTCCTGCGATATCACGTTGACATACTGATAAAAAGTGGGATCCACATTTTTAGGGTGCCCACTAAGTCGACATTATGCAGATATCAATCATTAAAGAAAATTGCAATGTCCATAATGCATTTAGTTTATGGGTGAGTATGCAACCTTTGTTATTATCACAACGGTAAACattattacaatttttttttttacacagttaCACAGCACAATTCCTCTGCGCCACATTATTATATGATAAGCGTGAACAAAGTTAAGGGCGAGTATAAAATTTAACTAGATTAGGTTTTATGATAGTGGTTGATTCTTCTCTCACACTCATGGTAATAATGTTGCAATGCTACGACAAACATTTTATGCCaaattattaaagctttaacacAGGTTTGACCTGGAAAGGATGGCCGCAACTTCCCAAACCATCCGagtgaataaaacaaaaaaacagataaGAAATAGAATGGAATAACTACCTGAGCTTTTTTGGTTAGTGACAGGCTTGCCCTCTGTGGGGATAGCATGCTGAAAGATGTGTACCGTATCCTGGACAGTCTGCCGGTGGAGGCAAACTTCCAGTGGGTCGATGCAGGTTGACACATTCTGGGCTAACAAGTAGCGGGGCTCTGCCTGCAGGCGCTTGAGAAAGCCGGCAATCTTCTCTTGACTGAGACCTGGAATAGCAAGAATGGAAGACAAAGCCCATGAAAAAGGAGGAAACACCTAATTGGCCAATGAAAAGGGGATGGGTTGCATAAATACagaactgtctcagaaaattagaatattgtgatagttttttattttctgtaatgcaatttaaaaaaactaaaacgtcatacattctggattcattacaaatcaactgaaatattgcaagccttttattaattacatttgattttttttaattgcattacagaaaataaagaacttcatcacaatattctaattttctgatacAGTCCTATCCACGTTGTATTAAGCAATTTAACATGGAAGGGAACTTTAATATGGACAagcataatataaataaaatgaatttaaaaaaaataacataaatctCGGCAAGCATCCGCGCAGGCTGAAACTAGGCTCATGTacagcaataaaaaaacaaaaacaaaaaagcaatgCCAGATCATAGTTGAAGCTCCGTAAACGACGCAAAGTTCTTACATGGCATGACTAATTAATGAAAAGTCTTGATTTGGTTACTGTCGTTAagtcagcaacaacaaaagatgaCTGACGTGTAATCTCACGCAAGATCAGGGTTGGGCACGTCTGTTGTGCATATTGACGAAACCTGAAATAATTATGTTCCTTTCACATGCATTAACAGTTTCATTAGCACATGCACAAGTCCACTAGTGACAATCTGAGCTACTttcaaccgttttttttttaaacaagtgcGTCTATTTAAAGCGTGATTGGTTTTTAATGCTATGTTTATCTTTCAAATACAAAGCTGTGAACTTAAAGACAAAGCCACCGCGCTTGGTAGACATGCTAGCTTGAGAATGCTAACTTAGCCGATTAGCTTCCTCAATTGTCATGATCAAGCTGACATGCATTGCCAggcttaaaaacaacaacatgggcATTTAAACGTGATAAAGCATCAGCAAACCTACCAGGTTCCATATTTTCTTAGAGCTTGAGTAGTGTTGTTTTTCGTGATGgaatataaataaaacaaaaatcaccggTTCTTGGTTGACGTCAGACACCGTCAATGTCAATAAGGAGGGTGCGCTCGTTTCTTTCTTCCGTGTCAATTCTTGGAAGTAGAGATGGGCGGAGTTTAAAGTGGAGCTCTGTGATATCGTAACCGCCCCATCCCGATACGCCGTTCATTACAGTCATTCTCTAACAAAATTCTGTCTAGTCTAGTTTATGACCATTCTCAGCATAGTAGCCTAAAACATTTACGTTGCAAAACATCAGATATTGTTGATATTGTTATCAATATGGATGAATTCCATATGCCTCTTTCACTGCaagaaaatgaaagaatgaCCAAATAAGCTTCCCAAAAGTATTGGAAACCCACCCCCCCCCATATATTACAAATGCCATTCACCTAATCTCGTGTTAAaatgcaaaaatgacaaatgcaaAACTCACACAAAATACAACATTT harbors:
- the blmh gene encoding bleomycin hydrolase, encoding MEPGLSQEKIAGFLKRLQAEPRYLLAQNVSTCIDPLEVCLHRQTVQDTVHIFQHAIPTEGKPVTNQKSSGRCWIFSCLNVMRLPFMKKFNIEEFEFSQSYLFFWDKIERCYFFLHAFVETAQKKEPMDGRLLQFLLSNPANDGGQWDMLVNLIEKYGVIPKKCFPEAHSSEASRRMNGILNHKLREYCFKLRSMVDSEATESEISDAIHTMIEEVFRVTSVCLGSPPETICWEYRDKDKNFHRVGPLTPQEFYRVHVKPLYNMQDKICLVNDPRPHNPYGKLYSVEFLGNMVEGRQTLYNNQPIQLLKKAAADSIKQGEAVWFGCDVDKHFHGKLGINDMNVFNHELVFGISVKNLTKAERLLCGDSLMTHAMILTAVTDKDGKEGYEKWRVENSWGDDRGNKGYLIMTDDWFSEYVYEVVVDKKFLSPDVLEVMNQEPVILAAWDPMGSLA